The following DNA comes from Methanomassiliicoccales archaeon.
ACGCATTGGCCGACTACACCGCGCAGACCATAATTGAGAACGCCGATCTCATAAGACCGAACTTGGAGGAGAGCGTCTGGATCTCCATACGCCCCATCATCATCTCCGGGATAAGCATGAGCGTGGCCGGTTCGTCCCGGCCAACGAGCGGGAGCGAACATATGTTCTCGCATGCTCTGGACATGATAGCTCCGGGCAAAGCGCTGCATGGAGAGCAGTGCGGGGTCGGCAGCATAATGATGATGTACCTTCACGGAGGCGACTGGATGCGCATACGTGAGGCTTTGATGAAGATAGGTGCCCCCACTTCGGCCAAGGAGCTGGGGATCACCAGGGAGCAGGTGATCGAGGCATTGGTGACCGCACACCTGATCCGCAAGGACCGCTTCACCATATTGGGTCTGGGATTGACCCCCGAAGCGGCCGAGCGCATAGCCACTATCACCAGAGTCATCTGAAGGAGGCTCGTCGGACATGATCACTGTAATAGGGGAGAGACAGGCCAGGGTAGGTGGGCAGTTCGTCTACCTGGGGCCGTTGACGGAGTGCAAGGAGTGCAAGCTCAAGGGGGTATGCTTCAACCTGGATACCGGATGCTTGTACCGCATCGTGGAGGTGCGGGACGTCAAGCACGATTGCAAGGTGCATGAGGATGGTGTCCGCGTCGTCAGGGTGGAGAAGGAGAAGATGGAAGGCGCGGTGAGCAAGAAGGGCGCGTTGGAGGGGACGACCATCACCTATGAGGTGATCAAGTGCGATCACCTCGGCTGCGAACATTACCGCCTCTGCCATCCGCTAGGCATCGACAAGGGTCGCAAGGCTCGTATCGCCAGGATACTGGGCGACCTCGACTGCGCCGAAGGCAAGAAATTGGTCATGGTGGCCTTTGAATAAGGCTTTGTAATGACGCTCCGTAAATTTCTTACCAATATCTTTCACCCCCAGTTCTGGCTCCGGTCGCGGAGCTCGGAATGCATATCTGAAGAGCGTTTGATGCAATTGAAGGAACTTCAGGATATCATCTCCTATCATTTCAATGACCTTTCATTGCTCCAGGAGTCCCTGACCCATCGCTCGATGAAGATCGAGAGAGGGGCGTCCGTCCGCACGAATTGCAGATT
Coding sequences within:
- a CDS encoding UPF0179 family protein, giving the protein MITVIGERQARVGGQFVYLGPLTECKECKLKGVCFNLDTGCLYRIVEVRDVKHDCKVHEDGVRVVRVEKEKMEGAVSKKGALEGTTITYEVIKCDHLGCEHYRLCHPLGIDKGRKARIARILGDLDCAEGKKLVMVAFE